One genomic segment of Euzebya pacifica includes these proteins:
- a CDS encoding ParA family protein, which translates to MFGNSIALMSGKGGVGKTTLASNIAGILAAVGRKVLVVDLDHQADLGKDLGYAYTEEGLADGGSALLSAAISQVSLDKPPLVGVRDNLDVIPSGGQTEALKKFIESYYPDGGAQAYEHHGAILGGALYDLVDDYDVVVFDCPPDFTSGLVYEALACTRWLLVPSAVDAASEEGLINAHLATQVVAERNPDLEMVGAVLFDLPSNASRLAQEFNEDIAAIVAHAGLREDLVFPTWVRTSKKSARDMRKYGKLAHEYYGEHGTLDRWVDGKFNPDLASGAAEALKDDFQFIVRELIERTGL; encoded by the coding sequence ATGTTCGGCAACTCGATCGCACTCATGTCGGGCAAGGGGGGTGTCGGTAAGACGACGCTGGCCTCCAACATCGCCGGCATCCTCGCGGCGGTCGGCCGCAAGGTCCTGGTGGTCGACCTCGACCACCAGGCCGACCTCGGCAAGGACCTCGGCTATGCCTACACCGAAGAGGGGTTGGCCGACGGCGGCAGCGCCCTGCTGAGCGCAGCCATCTCGCAGGTGTCCCTCGACAAACCGCCGTTGGTCGGGGTCCGCGACAACCTCGACGTCATCCCGTCGGGCGGGCAGACCGAAGCGCTGAAGAAGTTCATCGAGAGCTACTACCCGGACGGCGGCGCCCAGGCCTACGAGCACCACGGGGCGATCCTCGGAGGTGCACTGTACGACTTGGTCGACGACTACGACGTGGTGGTGTTCGACTGTCCGCCGGACTTCACGTCTGGCCTGGTCTACGAGGCGCTGGCCTGCACCCGGTGGCTGCTGGTCCCGTCCGCGGTTGACGCGGCGTCGGAAGAGGGGCTGATCAACGCCCACCTCGCCACCCAGGTGGTCGCCGAGCGAAACCCCGACCTGGAGATGGTCGGCGCGGTCCTGTTCGACCTGCCGTCCAACGCCAGTCGCCTCGCGCAGGAGTTCAACGAGGACATCGCGGCGATCGTCGCCCACGCCGGACTGCGCGAGGACCTGGTGTTCCCGACCTGGGTGCGGACCTCAAAGAAGTCGGCGAGGGACATGCGCAAGTACGGCAAGCTCGCCCACGAGTACTACGGGGAGCACGGGACGCTGGACAGGTGGGTGGACGGCAAGTTCAACCCCGACCTCGCCTCGGGTGCCGCCGAGGCGCTCAAGGACGACTTCCAGTTCATCGTTCGCGAGCTGATCGAGAGGACGGGGCTGTAG